The following proteins come from a genomic window of Halorussus halophilus:
- a CDS encoding RNB domain-containing ribonuclease, translating to MTSDAQAEAGTAEGQGPVEISPETAEKLENKREDLFEKFEIRDEFPDAVMTEAEKRTEDIQQEIQDEVEERKDLRDMTTWTTDPIDAQDFDDAISIEEKEDEYVLWVHIADVTHYVTPETNMWEEAVERSNTVYLPAYTIHMLPPMLAETVCSLVPNEDRLAHTVEMHLDKETLGYEDIEIYKSVIQSDERLTYSQAESRIDDEDADLHEENKLAYELADQMHEQRKEEGSLVLNPTRDRAHTIIEECMLKANKAVTHTLMWDRGVEAMYRVHPQPSPDEWGEALQEIQDLDGVSIPGDTWDEPRKAVNATLEEAPGRQLDKIQWAVMKVMPRAKYMNDPFGGHHALNFEIYGHFTSPIRRLSDLINHWIVYTNDVPEDLVALCDRASDKQADAEACEREYKQYLQEVGLDPSAVNNRGIEVVEEE from the coding sequence ATGACTAGCGACGCACAGGCCGAGGCCGGAACTGCCGAAGGGCAGGGACCGGTCGAAATCTCTCCCGAGACGGCCGAGAAGTTGGAGAACAAACGCGAAGACCTCTTCGAGAAGTTCGAAATCCGCGACGAGTTCCCCGACGCGGTGATGACGGAAGCCGAAAAGCGCACGGAGGACATCCAGCAGGAGATTCAGGACGAGGTCGAGGAGCGCAAAGACCTGCGGGACATGACGACGTGGACGACCGACCCCATCGACGCTCAGGACTTCGACGACGCCATCTCTATCGAGGAAAAAGAAGACGAGTACGTCCTCTGGGTTCACATCGCCGACGTGACCCACTACGTCACGCCAGAAACGAACATGTGGGAGGAGGCCGTCGAGCGGTCGAACACCGTCTATCTGCCCGCTTACACCATCCACATGCTCCCGCCGATGCTGGCCGAGACGGTCTGTTCGCTCGTCCCGAACGAGGACCGACTGGCCCACACCGTCGAGATGCACCTCGACAAGGAGACGCTGGGCTACGAGGACATCGAGATTTACAAATCCGTCATCCAGAGTGACGAGCGACTCACTTACTCACAGGCAGAGAGTCGCATCGACGACGAGGACGCCGACCTCCACGAGGAGAACAAACTCGCGTACGAACTCGCCGACCAGATGCACGAACAGCGCAAGGAAGAGGGGAGCCTCGTCCTGAACCCGACGCGAGACCGCGCACACACCATCATCGAGGAGTGCATGCTGAAGGCGAACAAGGCAGTCACGCACACGCTGATGTGGGACCGCGGCGTCGAGGCGATGTACCGCGTTCACCCGCAACCCTCGCCCGACGAGTGGGGCGAGGCACTACAGGAGATTCAGGACTTGGACGGCGTCTCGATTCCGGGTGATACGTGGGACGAGCCACGAAAAGCAGTGAACGCGACGCTCGAAGAGGCACCGGGTCGCCAACTCGACAAGATTCAGTGGGCCGTGATGAAGGTGATGCCCCGCGCGAAGTACATGAACGACCCCTTCGGCGGCCACCACGCGCTCAACTTCGAGATTTACGGCCACTTCACCAGTCCGATTCGCCGCCTCTCGGACCTCATCAACCACTGGATCGTCTACACGAACGACGTGCCGGAGGACTTGGTGGCGCTCTGTGACCGCGCCAGCGACAAGCAGGCCGACGCGGAGGCCTGCGAACGGGAGTACAAGCAATATCTGCAAGAAGTGGGGCTTGACCCGTCTGCGGTGAACAATCGCGGCATCGAAGTCGTGGAAGAAGAGTAA
- a CDS encoding GNAT family N-acetyltransferase gives MSEFEVRVATTKDVSGIQNVARESWHATYDDILGADSVEQVVDGWYAREGLEQSIEREDGQFLVAEQDGMIVGFAQGVLGEEDDAAHLPRIYVQSDHWGEGVGTELLGGVETWAEECGAGRLRLVVLAYNEVGNGFYEKHGYRVVAEREEELEGESVVEYVREAEL, from the coding sequence ATGAGCGAGTTCGAAGTCAGAGTAGCCACCACCAAAGACGTGTCCGGCATCCAGAACGTCGCGCGCGAGTCGTGGCACGCCACGTACGACGACATCCTCGGTGCCGATTCGGTCGAGCAGGTGGTCGATGGCTGGTACGCCAGAGAAGGATTAGAGCAGTCAATCGAGCGCGAAGACGGGCAGTTTCTGGTCGCCGAGCAGGATGGCATGATTGTCGGGTTCGCGCAGGGCGTCTTGGGCGAGGAAGACGACGCCGCGCACCTGCCGCGTATCTACGTGCAGTCGGACCACTGGGGCGAAGGTGTGGGGACGGAACTGCTCGGCGGCGTGGAAACGTGGGCCGAGGAGTGCGGGGCCGGACGACTTCGATTGGTCGTGCTGGCCTACAACGAGGTAGGGAATGGGTTCTACGAGAAGCACGGCTACCGCGTAGTGGCGGAGCGCGAGGAAGAGTTAGAAGGCGAGTCGGTCGTGGAGTACGTAAGAGAAGCGGAGTTGTAG
- a CDS encoding uracil-DNA glycosylase: protein MVEFPDPKSRNVLEPGCARCPHLVESRECISWGNGSLDAEVVVVGEAPAYGNPDAEQWRGGNWTGLAYTSRHSGQKIRDLFADAGFDSGDLYFTNAVKCFPADSDDPESNREPTAEERANCRDHLAAEIEQISPAVVAPTGKHATLSVLGENSLDGFLDSVLTPVESEAFDATVLPLLHPSYQNVWLPRIGYDREAYVAAIRERVESGR from the coding sequence ATGGTCGAGTTCCCCGACCCCAAGTCCCGAAATGTCCTCGAACCGGGGTGTGCCCGCTGTCCTCACCTCGTGGAGTCCCGCGAGTGCATCTCGTGGGGAAACGGGTCGTTAGACGCCGAGGTAGTCGTGGTCGGGGAAGCCCCAGCGTACGGAAATCCCGACGCAGAGCAGTGGCGAGGCGGCAACTGGACCGGTCTCGCGTACACCTCTCGGCACTCCGGGCAGAAGATTCGGGACCTCTTCGCGGATGCCGGATTCGATTCTGGGGACCTCTATTTTACCAATGCCGTCAAGTGCTTCCCGGCAGACTCGGACGACCCCGAGTCCAATCGGGAACCCACCGCCGAAGAGCGTGCGAACTGCCGGGACCACCTCGCGGCCGAAATCGAGCAGATTTCTCCCGCGGTCGTCGCGCCAACTGGTAAGCACGCCACGCTCTCCGTGCTGGGCGAGAACTCCCTCGACGGGTTTCTCGATTCGGTTCTCACTCCCGTCGAGAGCGAGGCATTCGACGCGACGGTCCTGCCGTTGCTCCATCCCTCCTATCAGAACGTCTGGCTCCCGCGCATCGGCTACGACCGCGAGGCGTACGTCGCCGCGATTCGCGAGCGCGTCGAGAGCGGTCGTTAA
- a CDS encoding bacterio-opsin activator domain-containing protein gives MSIIAEFSTQSKDFALGGALAAHPEVRVELEKVVPTRRDVFPFFWAWGEELEAFAETLREQPSVSTLDVVDSVDDGVLYRVEWANVMTDLGWVIQQAEATVLDASGQADIWEFELRFPTHDGVQSFQEDCGDRDISLELKRLHSLNEVSVDGQYDLTTEQRDTLLAALEHGYFNEPRDVTLEQLADILDLSPTAVSGRMRRAEATLISRTLLTDS, from the coding sequence ATGAGTATCATCGCGGAGTTCAGCACGCAGTCGAAGGACTTCGCACTCGGGGGCGCGCTCGCGGCCCATCCGGAGGTGCGGGTCGAACTGGAGAAAGTCGTCCCCACCCGCAGGGACGTGTTCCCGTTCTTCTGGGCGTGGGGCGAGGAGCTAGAAGCCTTCGCCGAGACGCTCCGCGAGCAACCGAGCGTGAGCACGCTGGACGTGGTCGATAGCGTGGACGACGGTGTCCTCTACCGCGTCGAGTGGGCGAACGTGATGACCGACCTCGGGTGGGTCATCCAGCAGGCGGAGGCGACCGTTCTCGACGCCAGCGGGCAGGCCGACATCTGGGAGTTCGAACTCCGCTTTCCGACCCACGACGGAGTCCAGTCGTTTCAGGAAGACTGCGGTGACCGGGACATCTCGCTGGAGTTGAAGCGACTCCACTCGCTGAACGAGGTGAGCGTCGATGGGCAGTACGACCTGACGACCGAACAGCGAGACACGCTTCTTGCCGCGCTCGAACACGGCTACTTCAACGAACCGCGTGACGTGACTCTCGAACAACTCGCCGACATCCTCGACCTGTCGCCGACGGCCGTCTCGGGCCGGATGCGCCGGGCCGAGGCGACGCTCATCTCCCGGACGCTGCTCACCGACTCTTAA
- a CDS encoding HalOD1 output domain-containing protein: MNVTTNDTPTEPTTQKRTPKVSRSFDGDDRLSTVVIEAVADAIDCDPHEVTPPLHRSVDLDALDSLFGTQHDGTPRTGGHVAFDHGDCRVLVDGSRVSVYSDA, encoded by the coding sequence ATGAACGTGACAACCAACGATACACCGACCGAGCCGACGACCCAGAAACGAACACCGAAGGTCTCTCGCTCGTTCGACGGCGACGACCGCCTCAGCACGGTCGTCATCGAAGCCGTCGCCGACGCAATAGACTGTGACCCCCACGAGGTGACGCCACCGCTCCACCGGAGCGTAGACCTCGACGCGCTCGACTCGCTGTTCGGCACGCAACACGACGGCACCCCCCGAACCGGCGGCCATGTCGCCTTCGACCACGGCGACTGTCGCGTCCTCGTTGACGGTTCCCGTGTCTCGGTCTACTCAGACGCCTAA
- a CDS encoding NUDIX hydrolase: protein MDEDDWNEDDRHEDDRNRDDWRVIESVAEYETGWYTGGYDLVEQPDGSTKKYYWAELPPAVVILAVEDGQVVFVEQYRPVIEKHCLECPAGIVEDGESYEVAGARELREETGFDASEVTLLEEFYCSTGVLRHERGIVFAEGLAPVERNLDDNEFLSVRTIPVEDALAAAREDPANDATIEALLLAREAGLL from the coding sequence ATGGACGAGGACGACTGGAACGAAGACGACCGGCACGAAGACGACCGGAACCGAGACGACTGGCGCGTCATCGAATCCGTCGCGGAGTACGAAACGGGGTGGTACACCGGCGGCTACGACCTCGTGGAACAGCCGGACGGCTCTACGAAGAAGTACTACTGGGCCGAACTGCCCCCGGCAGTCGTGATTCTCGCGGTCGAAGACGGGCAGGTCGTGTTCGTCGAGCAGTACCGACCGGTCATCGAGAAGCACTGTCTGGAGTGTCCCGCGGGAATCGTAGAGGACGGCGAGAGCTACGAAGTCGCTGGGGCGCGTGAACTCCGCGAAGAGACGGGATTCGACGCCAGCGAGGTGACTCTACTCGAAGAGTTCTACTGCTCGACGGGCGTCCTGCGTCACGAGCGCGGCATCGTCTTCGCCGAAGGTCTCGCTCCCGTCGAGCGGAATCTGGACGACAACGAGTTCCTCTCCGTTCGAACGATACCCGTCGAAGACGCACTGGCCGCGGCCCGCGAGGACCCGGCGAACGACGCGACCATCGAGGCGCTGTTGCTCGCGCGCGAGGCAGGACTGCTCTGA
- a CDS encoding outer membrane protein assembly factor BamB family protein, whose translation MTDRRSILKALGATAATASLGVGVSATSDDSTSDGATTDGTTSDASQKQSYDWRTDPPGEGYPYTTRVYDQRIFAASGDTVSRLNIESGDVEWETQVSEDVSFHDVAVNVEVGQQSAIIAAADGVVYAFDRIEGTQKWKAQLDWEHGTTGVAPHSGHMFVGSHDADGNGAMYCLDTDDGHVVWKSTGTCGDSYATLTTPLADGDVYFGSNTPDSENATLYALDSSSAERKWSKTGYPVFSMATDEGTETLYVGLFAEADETVVALDGDDGTVRWSQDTVGEYPEYEMTVDHLTEVDGDLYGVAYRGGADAPTDQKLFSLSAQNEGTVRWRTDVDDGDGALTTPVLYTSQDSKTCYVASSDSKAYRVDPSTGNVVRTIDTDGPVVDQTPVTDDRLFVGTPDGNVTAYLRGTE comes from the coding sequence ATGACAGACAGACGAAGCATCCTGAAGGCGTTGGGCGCTACCGCCGCGACTGCGAGTCTCGGCGTCGGCGTCTCTGCAACGAGCGACGACTCTACGAGCGATGGCGCGACCACTGACGGAACGACGAGCGACGCGAGCCAAAAGCAGTCCTACGACTGGCGAACCGATCCGCCGGGAGAGGGCTATCCGTACACGACACGGGTGTACGACCAACGAATCTTCGCCGCAAGCGGCGACACTGTCTCCCGACTGAACATCGAGTCGGGCGACGTAGAGTGGGAGACGCAAGTGAGCGAGGACGTGTCGTTCCACGACGTCGCAGTGAACGTCGAGGTCGGACAGCAGTCTGCTATCATCGCTGCCGCAGACGGCGTGGTCTACGCGTTCGACCGAATAGAGGGCACTCAGAAGTGGAAAGCCCAACTCGACTGGGAACACGGCACTACCGGTGTCGCGCCGCATTCGGGGCATATGTTCGTCGGGAGCCACGACGCCGATGGAAACGGCGCGATGTACTGTCTCGACACCGACGACGGGCACGTGGTGTGGAAGTCCACCGGCACCTGTGGTGACTCGTACGCCACGCTGACGACGCCACTCGCCGACGGCGACGTGTACTTCGGTAGCAACACCCCAGATTCCGAGAACGCGACGCTGTACGCACTCGACTCGTCGAGCGCCGAACGCAAGTGGTCGAAGACGGGGTATCCCGTCTTCTCGATGGCAACGGACGAGGGAACGGAAACGCTCTACGTCGGCCTCTTCGCCGAAGCCGACGAAACGGTCGTCGCCCTCGACGGCGACGACGGGACGGTACGCTGGTCGCAGGACACCGTCGGCGAATATCCCGAATACGAGATGACCGTCGATCACTTGACGGAGGTCGATGGCGACCTCTACGGTGTCGCGTACAGAGGCGGGGCCGACGCCCCCACCGACCAGAAACTCTTCTCGCTCTCGGCCCAGAACGAGGGCACAGTTCGGTGGCGAACCGACGTGGACGACGGCGACGGCGCACTCACGACCCCTGTTCTGTACACCAGCCAGGATAGCAAGACGTGCTACGTCGCAAGTAGTGACTCGAAGGCGTACCGAGTGGACCCCTCAACCGGGAACGTCGTCCGGACTATCGATACCGACGGGCCAGTCGTGGACCAGACGCCGGTCACTGACGACCGATTGTTCGTGGGCACGCCAGACGGAAACGTCACCGCGTACCTGCGTGGCACCGAATAG
- a CDS encoding metal-dependent transcriptional regulator produces MSEVSDSVGRYLSTIHLLTAGSDRRAKTGQLADALDVSAASVTEMLTTLEERDLATYEKYKGVELTDEGETTARELMWRHCVAENFLEDDLGVDLDAIADGEGDPQAIGNALSEDAIQQLKTLIDHPCDGECSAPQSEYDSCRDDVRGEDRVSET; encoded by the coding sequence ATGAGCGAGGTCTCCGACAGCGTCGGCCGGTACTTGAGTACCATCCACCTGCTCACTGCCGGGAGCGACCGCCGCGCCAAGACTGGCCAACTCGCAGACGCACTCGACGTGAGTGCCGCCAGCGTCACTGAGATGCTGACCACGCTGGAAGAGCGGGACCTCGCGACCTACGAGAAGTACAAGGGCGTCGAACTCACCGACGAGGGCGAGACGACCGCCCGCGAACTGATGTGGCGTCACTGCGTCGCCGAGAACTTCCTCGAAGACGACCTCGGCGTCGATTTGGACGCCATCGCGGACGGCGAGGGCGACCCGCAGGCCATCGGCAACGCCCTCTCCGAAGACGCGATTCAGCAGTTGAAGACGCTCATCGACCACCCCTGCGACGGCGAGTGTTCCGCGCCACAGAGTGAGTACGACTCCTGCCGCGACGACGTTCGGGGCGAGGATAGGGTTTCTGAGACGTAG
- a CDS encoding DUF5809 family protein: METHGFLAPDDEAAARDRYEAVGPAAQTVVKETAKAMEFDREEYGERVTSDVVETARDALFASLLEVRTGTREEYEEWLEDRNREVLEHGNENVTNVAWHDALGERVVSATFESKEEAAVATLRRQAFGKVYRELF; this comes from the coding sequence ATGGAGACACACGGCTTTCTCGCACCCGACGACGAGGCGGCGGCGCGCGACCGCTACGAGGCAGTCGGCCCCGCGGCCCAGACAGTCGTCAAAGAGACGGCGAAGGCGATGGAGTTCGACCGCGAAGAGTACGGCGAGCGCGTCACGAGCGACGTGGTCGAGACCGCTCGGGACGCGCTGTTCGCTTCCTTGCTCGAAGTTCGGACGGGCACGCGCGAGGAGTACGAAGAGTGGTTGGAGGACCGGAACCGAGAGGTACTGGAACACGGCAACGAGAACGTCACGAACGTCGCGTGGCACGACGCGCTCGGGGAGCGTGTGGTTTCGGCGACGTTCGAGAGTAAAGAAGAGGCAGCAGTGGCGACGCTTCGACGGCAAGCGTTCGGAAAGGTGTATCGAGAACTGTTCTGA
- a CDS encoding DUF5810 domain-containing protein codes for MGYACPVCETPHPDTEHLANHLAFTALLGDEDHEDWLAEHFPEWEQAGERELAERVGEHTKEVEYPQVFDDTTPNHDHRHDDEVRGGDLFDEESQFEQAARRAGGSGSGGVGGTGGAGAGQLDAEAQQILQEAQSMTEEMMEEEGSETNDEDATEDETE; via the coding sequence ATGGGATACGCCTGTCCAGTCTGCGAGACGCCACATCCCGACACCGAACACCTCGCCAACCACCTCGCGTTCACGGCGCTGCTCGGCGACGAGGACCACGAGGACTGGTTGGCCGAACACTTCCCCGAGTGGGAGCAAGCGGGTGAGCGAGAACTCGCAGAGCGCGTTGGCGAACACACCAAGGAAGTCGAGTATCCGCAGGTGTTCGACGACACGACGCCCAATCACGACCATCGGCACGACGACGAAGTTCGCGGTGGCGACCTCTTCGACGAGGAGTCGCAGTTCGAGCAGGCCGCCCGGCGTGCTGGCGGAAGCGGTTCGGGTGGCGTCGGCGGTACAGGCGGCGCTGGCGCAGGACAACTCGACGCCGAAGCCCAGCAGATTCTACAGGAAGCCCAATCGATGACTGAGGAGATGATGGAGGAAGAAGGGAGCGAAACGAACGACGAAGACGCGACCGAGGACGAAACTGAGTAG
- the rimI gene encoding ribosomal protein S18-alanine N-acetyltransferase: protein MTTTGAGEEHRVRVRQAVQADLLAVLRIERASFSQPWPFSAFERYLGEQGFLVATDGDSVVGYVVADLIPNHGQPLGHIKDIAVHPDRRGEGLGSMVLRRALGVLESNGAASVKLEVRASNDKAISLYKSYGFEYLRTIPRYYDDGEDALILVLDIDQQ from the coding sequence GTGACAACGACTGGCGCGGGCGAGGAACACAGAGTTCGCGTCCGCCAAGCCGTCCAAGCCGACTTGCTGGCGGTGTTGCGCATCGAGCGTGCCTCGTTCAGTCAACCGTGGCCGTTCTCGGCGTTCGAGCGCTATCTCGGCGAGCAGGGCTTTCTGGTCGCCACGGACGGCGACAGCGTGGTCGGCTACGTCGTCGCCGACCTCATCCCGAACCACGGCCAGCCACTGGGACACATCAAGGACATCGCGGTGCATCCCGACCGACGAGGCGAGGGCTTGGGGTCGATGGTTCTCCGGCGCGCGCTCGGCGTCCTCGAATCGAACGGAGCGGCCAGCGTGAAGTTGGAAGTGCGCGCGAGCAACGACAAAGCCATCTCGCTGTACAAGAGCTACGGCTTCGAGTACCTGCGGACGATTCCGCGGTACTACGACGACGGCGAGGACGCACTCATTCTTGTGTTAGACATCGACCAACAGTAA
- a CDS encoding aconitate hydratase, which produces MGQTLTEKILADHLVEGDLETGEEIGIEIDQVLAQDTTGTLVWLQFEALEMDEVQTELAAQYCDHQTYQFDFKNTDDHRFLRSAAGTYGAHFSRPGNGICHNVHKENFAAPGKTMLGSDSHTPTPGGLGELAIGSGGLDVAVAMGGGPYYIEMPEVVNVRLEGELPDWATAKDVILELLRRLSVKGGVGKVLEYTGPGVETLTVPERTTITNMGTELGATTSIFPTDEKTEDYLARQDRADEYVEIGPDEDADYDDEIVVDLSDLEPLIAQPSMPDNVVPVTEVEGTKVEQVMVGSCTNGAYADILPSAKMLEGREVAMHTEMIVAPGSKQASQLLAEDGYVAEMMAAGVNFSEATCGACIGIGHVPASDSVSLRTFNRNFEGRSGIEDDSVYLCSPEVATAAAIKGEIIDPRNLADELGDLEAPGLEMPDKYDASKTDLISPEEAIDDELIKGPNISEVPLKDDLGSDIEGEALLKMGDNITTDHITPANADALKFRSNIPEYAKFTLTRVDESFPERAEAADGGFLVAAENYGQGSSREHAALCPMYLGVEGVLAQSFARIHKANLFNFGLLPLTISDEDYQKIEQGDNIEIVDDVAEGVREGQEEFTVRVNDDWELTANLDASERERRIVADGGKLSHTKKQAEEGGAGATPADD; this is translated from the coding sequence ATGGGACAGACGCTTACGGAGAAAATTCTTGCAGACCACCTCGTTGAGGGGGACCTCGAAACCGGTGAGGAAATCGGTATCGAGATCGACCAGGTTCTCGCACAGGACACCACAGGGACGCTCGTCTGGCTCCAGTTCGAAGCGCTGGAGATGGACGAAGTCCAGACCGAACTGGCCGCGCAGTACTGCGACCACCAGACCTACCAGTTCGACTTCAAGAACACGGACGACCACCGCTTCCTCCGCTCGGCGGCAGGCACCTACGGTGCGCACTTCTCGCGCCCCGGCAACGGTATCTGTCACAACGTCCACAAGGAGAACTTCGCCGCACCCGGCAAGACGATGCTCGGGTCGGACTCCCACACGCCGACCCCCGGCGGACTGGGCGAACTCGCAATCGGTTCCGGTGGCCTCGACGTGGCAGTCGCCATGGGCGGCGGCCCGTACTACATCGAGATGCCGGAAGTCGTCAACGTCCGACTCGAAGGCGAACTGCCCGACTGGGCGACCGCCAAGGACGTCATCCTCGAACTGCTCCGACGCCTCAGTGTGAAGGGCGGCGTCGGCAAGGTGCTCGAATACACGGGTCCGGGCGTCGAGACGCTCACGGTCCCCGAGCGAACGACCATCACCAACATGGGCACCGAACTCGGTGCGACCACGTCCATCTTCCCGACCGACGAGAAGACCGAGGACTACCTCGCGCGACAGGACCGCGCAGACGAGTACGTCGAAATCGGTCCCGACGAGGACGCCGACTACGACGACGAAATCGTCGTGGACCTCTCGGACCTCGAACCGCTCATCGCACAGCCGTCCATGCCCGACAACGTCGTCCCCGTCACGGAAGTCGAGGGCACGAAGGTCGAGCAGGTCATGGTCGGTTCCTGTACGAACGGTGCCTACGCGGACATCCTCCCGTCGGCGAAGATGCTGGAGGGCCGCGAGGTCGCCATGCATACCGAGATGATCGTCGCGCCCGGTAGCAAGCAGGCCTCCCAACTGCTCGCCGAAGACGGCTACGTCGCAGAGATGATGGCCGCTGGCGTCAACTTCTCGGAGGCGACGTGTGGTGCCTGTATCGGCATCGGCCACGTTCCGGCCAGCGACTCCGTCTCGCTGCGTACCTTCAACCGCAACTTCGAGGGTCGCTCCGGTATCGAAGACGACTCGGTCTACCTCTGTTCGCCCGAAGTCGCCACGGCGGCGGCCATCAAAGGCGAAATCATCGACCCGCGCAACCTCGCCGACGAACTCGGCGACCTCGAAGCGCCCGGTCTGGAGATGCCCGACAAGTACGACGCCTCCAAGACCGACCTCATCAGCCCCGAGGAAGCAATCGACGACGAACTCATCAAAGGCCCGAACATCAGCGAAGTGCCGCTGAAAGACGACCTCGGGTCCGACATCGAGGGCGAGGCACTCCTGAAGATGGGCGACAACATCACGACGGACCACATCACGCCCGCCAACGCGGACGCGCTGAAGTTCCGTTCGAACATCCCGGAGTACGCGAAGTTCACGCTGACCCGAGTTGACGAGAGCTTCCCCGAGCGCGCCGAGGCCGCCGACGGTGGCTTCCTCGTCGCCGCGGAGAACTACGGTCAGGGTAGCTCGCGCGAGCACGCGGCGCTCTGTCCGATGTACCTCGGCGTCGAAGGCGTCCTCGCACAGAGCTTCGCCCGCATCCACAAGGCGAACCTCTTCAACTTCGGTCTCCTCCCGCTGACCATCAGCGACGAGGACTACCAGAAGATCGAGCAGGGCGACAACATCGAAATCGTAGACGACGTCGCGGAAGGCGTCCGCGAGGGCCAGGAAGAGTTCACCGTCCGCGTGAACGACGACTGGGAACTCACCGCCAACCTCGACGCCTCCGAGCGCGAACGCCGTATCGTCGCCGACGGTGGCAAGCTGTCGCACACGAAGAAGCAAGCCGAAGAAGGCGGCGCAGGCGCGACCCCGGCAGACGACTAA
- a CDS encoding deoxyuridine 5'-triphosphate nucleotidohydrolase — MAASGKNWAIWCVLAQQSNSNNAFTVHSNRLHMFQSGTFVAEHLGETSEEQVQPNGVDLTLEAVYEQREPGRIGRGGKEVGDRQELETEQVADDAPETYYLTPGGYVVQYAETVRIPEGHVGYIYPRSSLLRNSCMLNTAVWDAGYEGKGEGLLQVHHDIELEKGARIGQLVLAEADHDETYDGDYQGENVE; from the coding sequence GTGGCCGCGTCCGGTAAAAATTGGGCGATTTGGTGTGTACTAGCACAGCAATCTAACTCCAACAACGCTTTCACCGTTCACTCGAACCGACTCCACATGTTCCAGAGCGGCACGTTCGTCGCAGAACACCTCGGCGAAACGTCGGAAGAGCAGGTCCAACCGAACGGCGTGGACCTCACCCTCGAAGCGGTGTACGAACAGCGAGAACCCGGCCGCATCGGCCGAGGCGGCAAGGAAGTCGGCGACCGCCAAGAACTCGAGACCGAGCAGGTCGCAGACGACGCTCCCGAAACGTACTACCTGACGCCCGGTGGCTACGTCGTCCAGTACGCCGAAACGGTTCGGATTCCGGAGGGCCACGTCGGCTACATCTACCCGCGCTCGTCGCTGCTTCGCAACTCCTGCATGCTCAACACGGCAGTCTGGGACGCTGGCTACGAGGGCAAAGGCGAGGGACTGCTACAGGTTCACCACGACATCGAACTGGAGAAGGGTGCCCGCATCGGCCAACTCGTCCTCGCGGAAGCAGACCACGACGAGACCTACGACGGCGACTATCAGGGCGAGAACGTCGAGTAG